From Parcubacteria group bacterium, a single genomic window includes:
- a CDS encoding MFS transporter — MPKHKEHLDHKKTKAINFISFFLGFSQAVLIYVMSSYFREASGTENVGGFYLIAYAISLLILLNLYKLTRTLGKTSIFLVILALKIVSLVFLANSQPSGWGIFLLMLYVIFSGLEWVSLDTILESFSCDKESGRIRGMHLTILNTGFLLGPFISTRILEHFDFSGIFIFLLLFNIVVFFYALTKLRDTNEKPQRDISISNLLRKVYQRKNVMAIYYISFVLEFFYALMIIYMPLYLIDLGLDWNQIGIIFSAMLLPFVFLQYPMGFLADKKTGEKKLLIFALFIMVIASVVVFLTHSPNVLLWSLVLLLTRIGAAMVEILRDSYFYKRIDGDDVDLIGFFRTAMPVGYIVAASLSFALLLFLPLSAIFILLALVVFSALIPAYRLSGKRK; from the coding sequence ATGCCAAAACACAAAGAACATTTGGATCACAAAAAAACTAAAGCGATCAATTTCATTTCATTTTTCCTAGGCTTTTCACAGGCCGTCTTGATCTATGTGATGTCGAGTTATTTCAGAGAAGCTTCCGGCACGGAAAATGTCGGAGGCTTTTATCTTATCGCCTACGCAATCTCGCTGCTTATCCTTTTGAATCTGTATAAATTGACGAGAACATTGGGGAAAACTAGTATTTTTTTGGTAATTTTGGCCCTTAAGATTGTCAGCCTAGTTTTTTTGGCTAATTCGCAGCCGTCCGGTTGGGGCATCTTTCTTTTGATGCTCTATGTGATTTTTTCCGGTTTGGAGTGGGTCAGTCTGGACACGATTTTGGAATCTTTTTCTTGCGACAAAGAGTCGGGACGGATCCGCGGGATGCACCTCACGATTCTTAATACGGGTTTTCTATTGGGTCCGTTTATTTCGACCCGAATCTTGGAGCATTTTGATTTTTCCGGTATTTTTATTTTTCTCTTGCTTTTTAACATAGTGGTTTTTTTCTATGCACTGACCAAGCTGAGGGATACGAATGAAAAACCGCAAAGGGATATTTCCATATCCAATCTGCTGAGAAAAGTTTATCAGCGGAAAAATGTGATGGCGATCTATTATATTTCTTTTGTCTTGGAATTTTTTTACGCGCTGATGATCATCTATATGCCTCTATACCTCATCGATCTAGGTTTAGACTGGAACCAGATCGGCATTATTTTTTCCGCAATGCTTCTGCCGTTTGTTTTTTTGCAATACCCGATGGGTTTTCTAGCGGATAAAAAAACCGGTGAAAAAAAACTTTTGATTTTTGCTCTGTTCATCATGGTGATTGCTTCAGTCGTAGTTTTTCTGACTCATTCGCCGAATGTCCTCTTGTGGTCGTTGGTCCTGCTTCTGACCAGGATCGGCGCGGCGATGGTGGAAATTTTGCGCGATTCCTATTTTTATAAACGGATCGACGGGGATGATGTTGATCTGATCGGTTTTTTTCGCACAGCGATGCCGGTCGGCTATATCGTAGCCGCCAGTTTGTCTTTTGCTCTTTTGCTATTTTTACCACTTTCCGCCATTTTTATCTTGTTGGCACTGGTGGTTTTTTCCGCTTTGATCCCCGCTTATCGCTTGTCGGGGAAGCGGAAATAG
- the aspS gene encoding aspartate--tRNA(Asn) ligase, with amino-acid sequence MERTLIVDAPRMIGQYVKLAGWVNSRRDHGKLIFIDLRDRSGVVQVVVIPDKESAYQNAKDVRIEFVVEIEGLVKERPGGQGKEDKIGKIEVEAAKITIISKVEAELPFDVAKNELDVNLNTLLDNRNLVLRNKKVNDIFKVNAELLKSYSEVMRENSFLEIKTPKIVAAATEGGANFFKIKYFDRDAFLAQSPQFYKQAGVGAFERVFEIGTVFRAEPHFTTRHVNEYTGLDAEMGFIDSFSDVMDALEKVMRRMLSDVSKNCQNELAEYAAGELLFLEKFPRLRLTEALEILEKEYGKKTEDVDIDPEGERLICEWAKKTHNSDFVFLTHYPVNVRPFYSMPSADGQYTETFDLIFRGVEIASGGQRIHIYEELKKSILKHGLVPDEFESYLDIFKLGMPAHGGWGLGSERIVQKILNLGSIKEAILFPRDVKRITP; translated from the coding sequence ATGGAACGAACGCTTATTGTCGATGCGCCGAGAATGATTGGCCAATATGTTAAGCTGGCAGGCTGGGTCAACTCCCGGCGTGACCATGGGAAATTAATTTTTATCGATTTGCGCGACCGGAGTGGGGTGGTCCAGGTCGTGGTCATTCCTGACAAGGAAAGCGCCTACCAAAATGCGAAAGATGTCCGTATTGAATTTGTGGTAGAAATCGAAGGCTTAGTGAAAGAACGTCCTGGTGGGCAGGGGAAAGAGGATAAAATTGGGAAAATTGAAGTAGAGGCGGCGAAAATAACGATTATTTCAAAAGTAGAAGCGGAGTTGCCTTTTGATGTAGCAAAAAATGAGTTGGATGTCAATCTGAATACGCTTTTGGACAACCGTAATCTGGTCTTGCGCAACAAGAAAGTCAATGATATTTTCAAGGTCAATGCGGAACTTCTGAAATCATACTCTGAGGTGATGCGGGAAAACTCCTTTTTGGAAATTAAAACACCTAAAATTGTAGCTGCCGCCACCGAGGGAGGTGCGAATTTTTTCAAAATAAAATATTTCGATCGGGATGCGTTTTTAGCTCAAAGTCCGCAGTTCTACAAGCAAGCCGGAGTGGGCGCATTTGAACGGGTATTTGAAATTGGCACTGTCTTTCGCGCCGAACCGCATTTTACTACGCGCCACGTCAACGAATATACCGGGCTTGATGCTGAAATGGGTTTCATCGATAGTTTCTCTGATGTGATGGATGCTTTGGAAAAGGTGATGCGGCGGATGCTTTCAGATGTCTCTAAGAATTGCCAGAATGAGTTGGCGGAATATGCTGCGGGAGAACTTTTGTTTTTGGAGAAATTTCCGCGTTTGCGCCTGACTGAAGCGCTAGAGATTTTGGAAAAGGAATATGGCAAAAAGACGGAAGACGTGGATATTGATCCGGAAGGCGAGCGCTTGATCTGTGAATGGGCGAAAAAGACGCACAATAGTGATTTTGTTTTTCTCACGCATTATCCTGTCAATGTTCGACCGTTCTACTCGATGCCGAGTGCGGACGGACAATACACAGAAACTTTCGACCTGATTTTTCGCGGAGTGGAAATTGCCAGTGGCGGACAACGGATCCATATCTATGAAGAATTGAAAAAAAGCATCTTGAAACACGGCCTGGTGCCGGATGAATTTGAGTCTTATTTGGATATTTTCAAATTAGGCATGCCGGCGCATGGCGGCTGGGGTCTTGGTTCAGAGCGGATCGTACAAAAGATCCTAAATCTTGGCAGTATCAAAGAAGCGATCCTTTTTCCACGCGATGTGAAAAGAATTACGCCATAA
- a CDS encoding response regulator has protein sequence MTKILIAEDDSMISEIYERKFKEIGYEVLTVFSGDQVLEIVKKQKVDIILLDLMLPRIDGFGVIKSLRDGNYDKNIKIIVSSNLSQKEERNKVMALGANGFITKSQYTPSEMVEEIKRLTNITE, from the coding sequence ATGACGAAAATTCTTATTGCAGAGGATGACTCAATGATCTCTGAGATTTATGAGCGTAAATTTAAGGAAATAGGTTATGAAGTTTTAACTGTTTTTTCTGGCGATCAAGTTCTGGAAATAGTTAAAAAACAAAAAGTGGATATAATACTTTTGGACTTGATGCTTCCCAGAATTGATGGTTTTGGTGTAATTAAAAGTTTGCGGGATGGAAACTATGACAAAAACATCAAAATTATTGTCTCTAGCAATTTGAGTCAAAAAGAAGAGAGGAACAAGGTGATGGCACTTGGAGCTAATGGGTTTATCACAAAGTCGCAATACACTCCGAGCGAAATGGTAGAAGAAATTAAGAGATTAACTAATATTACCGAGTAA
- a CDS encoding nucleotide sugar dehydrogenase, protein MANEKSASAKASANKKKLESVAIIGLGYVGLPLAMRCVEKGYATYGLDLDKRKVDLIKKGQSPFKEEFIEDRKTLLKKITATTDPAILKKADIIVVCVPTPVDEKFFPILTPLTSATEMIVKNHKTGQLIMIESTINPGICDDVIAPILIEAGLKEGKDFYLGHCPERINPGDKKWNVTNIPRVLGASSPAGLAIAKNFYESIIDAPIKLMGSIKEAEACKVVENSFRDINIAFVNELAKSFDKLEIDVKNVIDGAATKPFAFMAHYPGRGVGGHCIPVDPYYLIEKAKASGFDHKFLRVAREINNSMPAYTVESMQDLLNEIKLPMKDTAIGVMGLSYKANVDDLRESPAIKIILELKKKKAKIIRYDPFIKSMSDVADLKTFLKKCTAIILVTNHQEFAELDPKEFKKNNVKAIVDGMNCLDKNKIKKLGIKYRGIGRK, encoded by the coding sequence ATGGCAAACGAAAAGTCCGCCTCCGCCAAAGCTTCGGCGAATAAAAAAAAGCTCGAGTCTGTGGCAATTATCGGTCTGGGTTATGTCGGGTTACCGCTCGCGATGCGTTGTGTGGAAAAGGGCTATGCGACTTATGGACTTGATCTCGATAAACGGAAAGTGGATTTAATCAAAAAAGGTCAAAGCCCGTTCAAGGAAGAATTCATTGAAGACAGAAAAACTCTACTCAAAAAAATCACTGCTACGACTGATCCGGCCATTCTCAAAAAGGCCGACATTATTGTGGTCTGCGTACCAACACCCGTCGATGAAAAATTTTTTCCCATCCTCACTCCCCTCACTTCCGCGACAGAGATGATTGTCAAAAACCACAAAACCGGCCAACTGATCATGATCGAATCAACCATCAACCCAGGTATCTGCGATGATGTGATTGCGCCAATTCTCATTGAAGCGGGACTCAAAGAAGGCAAAGATTTCTACCTCGGCCATTGTCCGGAGCGGATCAATCCAGGTGATAAGAAATGGAACGTCACCAATATCCCACGAGTGCTGGGCGCATCTTCCCCGGCCGGACTCGCTATCGCTAAAAATTTCTATGAATCAATCATCGACGCACCGATCAAACTGATGGGTTCGATCAAAGAAGCCGAAGCATGCAAAGTGGTGGAAAATTCTTTCCGCGACATCAACATTGCCTTTGTCAACGAACTAGCGAAAAGTTTTGACAAATTGGAAATCGACGTCAAAAACGTGATTGATGGCGCCGCCACCAAACCCTTCGCTTTTATGGCGCACTACCCCGGCCGTGGCGTGGGCGGTCACTGCATCCCGGTCGATCCTTACTATCTGATTGAAAAAGCCAAAGCGTCTGGCTTTGACCACAAATTCTTGCGCGTCGCCAGAGAAATCAATAATTCTATGCCAGCCTATACTGTTGAATCGATGCAAGATCTTTTAAATGAAATCAAACTCCCGATGAAAGACACGGCCATCGGCGTGATGGGACTGTCCTACAAAGCCAACGTAGATGATTTGCGCGAATCCCCGGCCATCAAAATCATTTTGGAACTCAAAAAGAAAAAAGCCAAAATCATCCGTTATGACCCCTTCATCAAATCAATGTCTGATGTCGCCGATCTCAAAACCTTCCTCAAAAAATGCACCGCGATAATTTTAGTCACCAACCACCAAGAATTTGCAGAACTTGATCCAAAAGAATTCAAGAAGAATAATGTCAAAGCAATTGTCGATGGAATGAACTGCCTAGACAAAAACAAAATCAAAAAACTCGGCATCAAATATCGTGGGATTGGGAGGAAATAA
- a CDS encoding aminoacyl--tRNA ligase-related protein: MKQSQLFSKTNKVAPKDEESINAQLLIRGGYVDKLMAGTYTYLPLGWRTCKKIEEIIREEMNAVSGQELFMPSMHPKENWEKTGRWDDLDVLVKVGLGEEKNMALAPTHEEVVAPLAKKIIESYKDMPKAVYHFQNKFRGEKRAKSGILRLREFIMKDLYSFHVDQADLDKYYDRVAQAYKNIFERAGIGARTYFTYASGGTFAKYSHEFQAETEAGEDTIYVCDACHIAINKEIIEDLEHKCPLCGNADLRETKAVEVGNIFKLGTKYSKPFNLTYKDQNGEEQLIVMGCYGIGLARLMGTIVEIFHDEKGIIWPEAVAPFKVHLISLGKDASAAEELYQKLNTEKIEVLFDDREVSAGEKFADADLLGLPYRVIISEKSLTAGGVELKKRNETDSKIVKIDELLGMVK; this comes from the coding sequence ATGAAACAATCACAACTATTTTCCAAAACCAACAAAGTCGCGCCCAAAGATGAGGAAAGCATCAATGCTCAACTGCTGATCCGCGGAGGCTATGTCGACAAGCTAATGGCGGGCACCTATACCTATCTGCCGCTCGGTTGGCGCACTTGCAAAAAAATAGAAGAGATTATCCGAGAAGAAATGAACGCTGTTTCCGGCCAAGAACTTTTTATGCCTTCAATGCATCCAAAGGAGAACTGGGAAAAGACCGGGCGTTGGGATGACCTTGATGTTTTGGTGAAAGTCGGACTGGGCGAAGAAAAAAATATGGCGCTCGCGCCGACCCATGAGGAAGTTGTAGCGCCGCTCGCCAAAAAAATCATCGAGTCCTACAAAGATATGCCCAAAGCCGTCTATCATTTTCAAAACAAATTCCGCGGAGAAAAAAGAGCCAAATCAGGCATCTTGCGTTTGCGCGAATTTATCATGAAAGATCTTTATTCTTTCCATGTCGATCAAGCGGATTTGGATAAATATTATGACCGCGTTGCACAAGCCTACAAAAATATTTTTGAGCGTGCTGGCATCGGAGCGAGAACATATTTCACTTATGCCTCTGGTGGAACATTTGCCAAATATTCCCACGAATTTCAAGCCGAAACTGAAGCGGGTGAAGACACGATCTATGTTTGCGATGCTTGCCACATCGCTATCAACAAAGAAATTATTGAAGACTTGGAACACAAATGCCCGCTCTGTGGCAATGCCGATTTACGTGAAACGAAAGCGGTCGAAGTAGGCAACATCTTCAAACTGGGTACAAAATATTCCAAGCCCTTCAATCTGACCTATAAGGATCAAAATGGCGAAGAGCAACTGATTGTTATGGGTTGCTATGGAATTGGCCTGGCGCGGCTTATGGGCACAATCGTGGAGATTTTTCATGACGAAAAAGGGATTATCTGGCCAGAAGCGGTGGCACCGTTTAAAGTGCATTTGATCAGTTTGGGCAAGGACGCATCAGCGGCAGAAGAGCTCTATCAAAAACTGAACACCGAAAAAATTGAAGTGCTCTTTGATGACCGCGAGGTTTCGGCTGGAGAAAAATTCGCCGACGCGGATCTTTTAGGCTTGCCCTATCGCGTCATTATCAGCGAAAAATCCCTCACTGCCGGCGGAGTAGAACTCAAAAAACGTAATGAAACAGACAGTAAAATTGTGAAAATTGATGAGCTTTTGGGAATGGTGAAATAA